The bacterium genome includes a window with the following:
- a CDS encoding SpoIIE family protein phosphatase: MKNSTIQVSFSVRREGDMLPSFDRAFSSLRKKGASSHLSNQFVSDLKLAYAEGVGNAIRHARELEKNKKVDVKIELTAKGITLFITDHGPGFNVTKVKAPDFKNMLESGRGVFLMRQLVDTVHYKKSKKGNVLTLSRAFIGLDPKLRDLNFILEMSSRLLSTEDPSMIYQLILERAADVFGALKASILLYDASARKLKLAASRGLSKVGSVEVRPGEGIAGYVFKHQKPCLIADIKKNQSGWEKKKKYKTHSFISAPLFYHAPETKQLESVGVINMTDRRDGKAFTKKDLLLLTAIANQAAACLYLKNLLVRATEAESLKHEFEIAGKIHEHYLPRAFPPFPDLEVHGQCDTALEIGGDYYDVIRLNDEETVLVMADVSGHNLAASLTMANFRSQMKAILLQEKKPEKILSLLNTSLYNDLYKSDQFITMVLAVYHHSYATLSVASAGHFFPLIKRDGKVWPIAGYEEAGVALGIVPSEEYKAIEIVLRKQDSVLFYTDGIIECANGHNERYGLNRLASSFQLSSFDHASHNVEYLMESSKQFSLGQKRADDASALIMTLK, translated from the coding sequence ATGAAAAATAGTACCATTCAGGTTAGTTTTTCTGTTCGCCGCGAAGGGGACATGTTGCCTAGTTTTGATCGCGCTTTTTCAAGTTTGCGTAAAAAAGGCGCTAGCTCACATCTTTCCAACCAATTTGTATCCGATCTTAAACTGGCCTATGCCGAAGGAGTGGGCAATGCCATTCGTCATGCCAGAGAACTGGAAAAGAATAAAAAAGTAGATGTGAAAATTGAGCTGACTGCTAAAGGGATTACTCTTTTTATTACCGATCACGGGCCTGGCTTTAATGTAACAAAAGTTAAAGCCCCCGATTTTAAAAACATGCTTGAATCGGGGAGAGGTGTTTTTTTGATGCGTCAACTGGTGGATACGGTTCACTATAAAAAGAGTAAAAAAGGAAATGTGTTAACATTAAGCCGTGCTTTTATTGGGCTTGATCCTAAACTACGTGATTTAAATTTTATTTTAGAAATGAGCAGCCGCCTTTTATCTACAGAAGACCCCTCCATGATATATCAGCTTATTTTAGAAAGAGCGGCCGACGTTTTTGGTGCTCTTAAGGCATCTATTCTTTTATACGATGCTAGTGCTCGTAAGCTAAAACTGGCAGCAAGTCGTGGACTTTCCAAGGTTGGATCGGTGGAAGTTCGCCCTGGTGAAGGGATTGCCGGTTATGTGTTTAAACACCAAAAGCCATGCCTTATTGCGGATATCAAAAAAAATCAGTCGGGTTGGGAAAAAAAGAAAAAATACAAAACCCATTCGTTTATTTCGGCACCTCTTTTTTATCATGCCCCCGAAACCAAACAGCTTGAATCGGTGGGTGTTATTAATATGACCGACAGGCGTGACGGAAAGGCTTTTACAAAAAAGGATCTTTTGCTTTTAACAGCTATTGCTAATCAGGCAGCAGCTTGTTTGTATTTAAAAAATTTGTTGGTGCGAGCCACCGAAGCCGAAAGTTTAAAACACGAATTTGAAATTGCCGGTAAAATTCATGAACATTATTTGCCACGCGCGTTTCCTCCATTTCCCGATTTAGAAGTGCATGGCCAGTGTGATACAGCACTTGAGATAGGTGGCGATTATTATGATGTGATTCGTTTAAACGACGAAGAAACAGTGCTGGTGATGGCCGATGTGTCGGGGCATAACTTGGCCGCATCTCTTACCATGGCCAATTTTAGAAGTCAGATGAAGGCCATTTTGTTACAGGAGAAAAAGCCGGAAAAAATTCTCTCGCTGCTTAATACCTCGCTCTACAACGATTTATATAAGTCCGATCAATTTATTACTATGGTGTTAGCAGTTTATCATCATTCGTATGCTACCTTGTCGGTGGCTTCGGCTGGTCACTTTTTCCCGCTTATTAAACGTGATGGCAAGGTGTGGCCAATAGCCGGTTATGAGGAAGCTGGCGTTGCTTTAGGTATTGTGCCTTCCGAAGAATATAAGGCCATAGAAATTGTTCTTCGTAAGCAGGATTCAGTTTTATTTTATACCGATGGTATTATTGAGTGTGCTAACGGGCACAACGAACGTTATGGGCTTAATCGTTTGGCCTCCTCATTTCAATTGTCTTCTTTTGATCATGCCTCGCACAATGTGGAATATTTGATGGAAAGCTCCAAACAGTTTTCTTTAGGTCAAAAACGCGCCGATGATGCATCGGCACTTATTATGACTCTTAAGTAA
- a CDS encoding sigma-54 dependent transcriptional regulator: MQIYDILIVDNDPQLRAAIENVARSSNFSFHSTETGHEALGFLEKNRYRVLVSEISLPRFSGLQLLEWTRNLPVPPEFVAISSMSSVELAVTSLKMGAFDYLTKPFDNNEKVAACLRHALEKFKLVKEAQAKALRGEPPHFEGIIGQSPKMKLLFEMLTQVASSESSVLILGESGTGKELVAKALHKHGSRKDKPFVVINCAAMPESLLESELFGYMRGSFTGAANDKQGLFEAANGGTVFLDEIGELTLSTQVKLLRVLQEGEIRRVGDNESRFVDVRIMAATNRDLTALISQGLFREDLFYRLNVINITLPPLRERTEDIIPLSYHFLRSYGSRTPNKVESFSVDALQALQNYAWPGNVRELENVIERTIVLSHTSIITAKNLPAKILSSSFYKAPSSDEDLSDFDYKEAKKRALNIFNRSYIISLLQKTGGNITAAADKAGMDRSNFRKILRKYRIEAKLD; encoded by the coding sequence ATGCAAATTTATGATATCTTGATTGTGGATAACGATCCTCAATTGCGGGCTGCTATAGAAAACGTGGCCCGATCCAGCAACTTTAGTTTTCATTCTACCGAAACGGGTCATGAAGCCTTGGGGTTTCTTGAAAAAAACCGCTATCGTGTATTGGTGTCCGAAATTTCATTGCCGCGTTTTTCTGGTTTACAGCTTTTGGAATGGACACGTAATTTGCCAGTTCCTCCCGAGTTTGTTGCTATTTCTTCTATGTCGTCGGTAGAGTTGGCTGTTACCTCTCTTAAGATGGGAGCCTTCGATTATTTAACCAAACCTTTTGATAATAACGAAAAAGTGGCGGCATGTTTGCGCCATGCTCTTGAAAAATTTAAACTGGTTAAAGAAGCGCAGGCCAAAGCGTTACGTGGAGAGCCACCTCATTTTGAAGGTATTATTGGGCAGTCGCCCAAAATGAAATTATTGTTTGAAATGCTCACCCAAGTGGCTTCAAGCGAAAGTTCTGTATTGATTTTGGGTGAGTCGGGCACTGGTAAAGAATTGGTGGCTAAAGCGTTGCATAAGCATGGTAGCCGAAAAGATAAACCCTTTGTGGTGATTAATTGTGCCGCCATGCCCGAATCTCTTTTGGAGTCGGAATTATTTGGTTATATGAGAGGTTCATTTACGGGCGCTGCCAATGACAAACAGGGTTTATTTGAGGCCGCAAATGGTGGTACAGTTTTTTTAGATGAAATTGGTGAACTTACTCTCTCTACCCAGGTAAAATTGTTGCGTGTATTGCAGGAAGGCGAAATTAGGCGTGTTGGTGATAATGAATCTCGTTTTGTTGATGTGCGTATTATGGCGGCTACTAATCGCGATTTAACGGCCCTAATTAGCCAAGGACTTTTTAGAGAAGATTTATTCTATCGTTTAAACGTTATCAATATCACGCTTCCTCCCTTGCGTGAGCGTACTGAAGATATTATTCCACTGAGCTATCATTTTTTACGCAGTTACGGGTCTCGTACGCCCAATAAAGTGGAATCATTTTCGGTGGATGCTTTGCAGGCCCTACAAAACTATGCATGGCCTGGCAATGTGCGTGAGCTTGAAAACGTGATTGAGCGTACAATTGTGTTATCGCACACGTCAATTATTACAGCTAAAAATTTGCCAGCAAAAATTTTGTCGTCGTCTTTTTACAAGGCTCCTTCTTCCGATGAGGATTTATCCGATTTTGACTATAAAGAAGCCAAGAAAAGGGCGTTGAACATTTTTAATCGTTCTTATATCATCAGTCTCTTGCAAAAAACGGGCGGTAATATTACGGCAGCGGCCGATAAAGCAGGGATGGATCGTAGTAATTTTAGAAAAATACTACGAAAATACCGTATTGAGGCCAAGTTGGATTAG
- a CDS encoding CarD family transcriptional regulator: protein MMRNFQENAGKKKSRLQDLPFKVGDMAVYPAHGVGEVKSIESREISGSKQTFYVLQILDNGMKIMVPTGNVNAVGLREIISNNEVKAVYSILKERDVVLDNQTWNRRYREYMDKIKTGSVYEIAEVFRDLSLLKSDKELSFGERKMLDTARSLLVKELAFAEDRDEDEVEEDLDEIFQD from the coding sequence ATGATGCGCAATTTTCAAGAAAACGCAGGAAAAAAGAAATCTCGTTTACAGGATTTGCCTTTTAAAGTGGGTGATATGGCCGTTTACCCGGCTCATGGGGTTGGCGAAGTAAAAAGTATCGAATCACGCGAAATTTCGGGCTCTAAGCAAACCTTTTATGTGCTTCAAATACTCGACAATGGCATGAAAATCATGGTGCCCACCGGTAACGTGAATGCAGTAGGCTTACGTGAAATTATTTCTAATAACGAAGTAAAAGCCGTTTACTCCATCTTAAAAGAACGCGATGTGGTTTTAGATAACCAAACCTGGAATCGTCGCTATCGCGAATATATGGATAAGATTAAAACCGGCTCGGTTTATGAAATTGCCGAAGTATTTCGTGATTTGTCGCTTTTAAAGTCTGATAAAGAACTTTCCTTTGGTGAACGCAAAATGTTGGATACTGCCAGAAGCTTGTTGGTAAAAGAGCTGGCATTTGCCGAAGACCGTGACGAAGACGAGGTTGAGGAAGATTTAGACGAAATTTTCCAAGATTAA
- a CDS encoding sigma-54 dependent transcriptional regulator: MKGRILVVDDEEVIVKALSKFLTQEGYLVETSGDGAQAIEKLKDSSFDLMLSDLNMPNMHGIDLVREAKSLHPNMVSIIMTGYASIQTAVDAMKAGAFHYITKPFELDDVKLIVAKALEHTQLVEQNRILRSQVKSRYGFDNIVGASEELEEVLQTVHKVADTDSTVLILGESGTGKELIARAIHYNSARSDKPLIPVNCGAIPENLLESELLGHVKGAFTGATHNKMGRFEMANEGTIFLDEIGDMSLRLQVKILRVLQEKKFEPVGSTKTVEVDVRVIAATNRNLEEMVAKGEFREDLFYRLNVIPLTVPALRQRVCDIPILVDHFMHAYAQASQSPAPVINQEVMSLFMNYKWPGNIRELENTVERLCVLKPGQEIVINDLPEKFQQVSDTIFKNSGLHIPDAGISLKNAVNDFENTLILKALEKTGWNKNKAAHLLKLNRTTLVEKIKKKRLEKYIN; this comes from the coding sequence ATGAAAGGTAGAATATTAGTAGTTGATGATGAAGAGGTAATTGTAAAAGCACTCTCCAAGTTTTTAACCCAGGAAGGTTATTTGGTAGAAACATCTGGCGACGGCGCACAGGCCATCGAAAAATTAAAAGATTCATCTTTTGATCTTATGCTGTCCGACCTCAATATGCCTAATATGCATGGCATCGATTTAGTGCGAGAAGCCAAAAGTTTACATCCCAATATGGTTTCTATCATTATGACAGGTTATGCCTCCATCCAAACCGCAGTGGATGCGATGAAGGCAGGGGCTTTTCACTATATTACCAAACCCTTTGAACTTGATGATGTAAAACTAATTGTAGCAAAAGCATTGGAACATACCCAGTTGGTTGAGCAAAACCGTATTTTACGCTCTCAGGTAAAGAGTCGTTATGGTTTTGATAATATTGTGGGTGCCAGTGAAGAACTGGAAGAAGTGCTTCAAACAGTACATAAAGTAGCCGATACCGATTCTACCGTACTTATTTTGGGTGAATCTGGTACCGGTAAGGAACTCATTGCGCGCGCTATTCACTACAACAGTGCCCGTTCCGACAAGCCTCTTATTCCTGTAAATTGTGGTGCCATTCCCGAAAATTTGCTCGAATCGGAATTATTGGGACATGTTAAAGGAGCTTTTACAGGTGCTACCCATAACAAGATGGGACGTTTTGAAATGGCCAACGAGGGGACGATTTTTTTAGATGAAATTGGTGACATGAGTTTGAGATTACAGGTGAAAATTTTACGTGTGTTGCAGGAGAAAAAATTTGAACCAGTGGGCTCTACTAAAACGGTAGAAGTAGATGTGCGTGTTATTGCTGCCACCAATCGTAATTTGGAAGAAATGGTAGCTAAAGGAGAGTTTAGAGAAGATTTATTTTATCGCCTTAATGTTATTCCACTTACCGTGCCGGCTTTGCGTCAGCGCGTTTGTGATATTCCTATTTTGGTAGATCATTTTATGCATGCCTATGCTCAAGCGTCGCAATCCCCTGCGCCGGTTATTAATCAGGAAGTGATGAGTTTGTTTATGAACTACAAGTGGCCGGGTAATATTAGAGAGCTTGAAAATACAGTAGAACGTTTATGTGTTTTAAAACCAGGGCAGGAAATTGTTATCAACGATTTGCCCGAAAAATTTCAGCAAGTGAGCGACACTATTTTTAAAAATTCGGGGCTTCATATACCCGATGCCGGTATTTCACTTAAAAATGCCGTAAATGATTTTGAGAATACACTCATTTTAAAAGCGCTTGAAAAAACAGGTTGGAACAAAAACAAGGCGGCACATTTATTAAAACTCAATCGCACCACTTTGGTTGAAAAAATTAAAAAGAAACGTCTTGAAAAATATATCAATTAA
- a CDS encoding sigma-54 dependent transcriptional regulator — MNKETIAISGNYKQGVDFLNTLFKKENYKLEILKAEELLREVKKKDFDLILFCVGKDDQESAVNFVLDIKNINDLIPIVVFSDSGSWEDAVLFMKTGISEFVHKEASKDKIKKVVAHAVKMYHMTRRVYLLHSDDGKSARFEGMVGQSEAMQENFKMITAVAKSNATVLITGESGTGKELVAKAIHKRSERAGNRFVDLNCGAIPRDLLENELFGHEKGAFTGAHKRYNGSFEAAHKGTLFMDEISEMDPLLQVKLLRVLQERSFMRIGGTQKIDVDVRIIAATNRNLQQHIQSGQFREDLFYRLNVVNINIPSLKERRDDIPLLAQHFLEYYSAKNDKIFLDFASDALEALINYDWPGNVRELENTIERVVVLNNDSQVKLKFLPKNIQKVRCSISFNDLSRPGLIEEQSVIPLDDLERQAIEVAMMKFQGNVAIVAKKLNIGQATLYRKIKQYGLAH, encoded by the coding sequence ATGAATAAAGAAACTATTGCCATATCAGGAAATTATAAACAGGGTGTTGATTTTTTAAATACTCTTTTTAAAAAAGAGAATTACAAGCTCGAAATTTTAAAAGCTGAAGAATTGTTGCGCGAAGTTAAAAAGAAGGATTTTGACCTTATTCTTTTTTGTGTGGGTAAAGATGATCAGGAGTCGGCTGTTAATTTTGTTTTAGACATTAAAAATATTAACGATCTTATCCCTATTGTAGTTTTTTCCGACTCTGGTTCTTGGGAAGATGCTGTGCTTTTTATGAAAACGGGTATTAGTGAATTTGTTCATAAAGAAGCTTCTAAAGATAAAATTAAAAAAGTGGTAGCGCATGCAGTAAAAATGTACCACATGACACGCCGGGTTTATTTACTGCATTCCGACGATGGTAAAAGTGCACGTTTTGAAGGCATGGTGGGCCAAAGCGAGGCCATGCAGGAAAATTTTAAGATGATTACGGCAGTTGCTAAATCAAATGCTACGGTTCTTATTACAGGTGAATCGGGTACAGGTAAGGAACTAGTCGCAAAAGCTATTCATAAGCGCTCCGAGCGTGCTGGTAATCGTTTTGTAGATCTTAATTGTGGTGCTATACCGCGTGATTTGTTGGAAAACGAATTATTTGGACATGAAAAAGGTGCATTTACCGGAGCGCATAAGCGCTATAATGGCAGTTTTGAAGCTGCCCATAAGGGAACTCTCTTTATGGACGAAATTAGCGAAATGGATCCATTGCTTCAGGTAAAATTACTGCGTGTGTTACAGGAAAGAAGTTTTATGCGCATTGGTGGCACACAAAAAATTGATGTGGATGTCCGTATTATTGCCGCTACCAACCGCAATTTGCAGCAGCATATTCAAAGTGGGCAATTCCGAGAAGATTTATTTTATCGCTTAAATGTTGTGAATATCAATATTCCTTCGCTTAAAGAACGTCGTGACGATATTCCCTTATTAGCTCAACACTTTTTAGAATATTATTCGGCTAAAAACGACAAAATCTTTTTAGATTTTGCCAGTGATGCTTTGGAAGCGCTGATCAATTACGATTGGCCCGGCAATGTGCGCGAATTAGAAAATACCATTGAACGTGTTGTGGTGCTTAATAACGATTCGCAGGTTAAGCTTAAGTTTTTACCTAAAAACATTCAAAAAGTACGCTGTTCTATTAGCTTCAACGATTTATCGCGCCCTGGTTTAATTGAAGAACAGTCGGTAATTCCGCTAGATGATTTAGAACGTCAGGCTATTGAAGTGGCCATGATGAAATTTCAGGGCAATGTGGCCATTGTGGCAAAAAAACTAAATATTGGTCAGGCCACTCTTTATCGTAAAATTAAACAGTACGGTCTGGCTCATTAA
- a CDS encoding STAS domain-containing protein: protein MITSHIRKNDVVIISLSGSLEIGKQAKLKEEINKLIPTDTKQLVLDLNAVDFIDSTCLGAFVGLSRTLRQKNGDLKIASPCEEVKSILQITRLDKVFQIYPSVDEAVSSYPS from the coding sequence ATGATTACTTCTCATATTCGTAAAAACGATGTTGTTATTATTTCTCTTTCCGGTTCACTTGAAATTGGTAAACAGGCAAAGCTGAAGGAGGAAATAAATAAACTCATTCCTACCGATACCAAGCAATTGGTACTCGATTTAAATGCAGTAGATTTTATCGACAGTACTTGTTTGGGTGCTTTTGTTGGGCTGTCGCGCACGTTAAGACAAAAAAACGGGGATCTTAAAATTGCTTCTCCCTGCGAGGAAGTGAAATCCATTTTGCAAATTACACGTCTTGATAAGGTATTTCAGATATACCCCAGTGTGGATGAAGCTGTAAGTTCCTATCCTTCATGA
- a CDS encoding HAD family hydrolase — MAYKLLIFDLDGTLLDSKMDIANSTNYVRNQLGKESLSPDLIQQYVGAGVNELLEQAFSTQDPEIISKAAKMFRTHYLEHCMDESMWYPGVVEALEKLKTTHILTVCTNKPKPYADKVLKVLNGGNYFKAVVAGRDGFENKPDPAGTLSLLKRFNVKPQDTLFVGDSMVDLETAQKAGIDMAFLSWGFGHDSNKQARYALNDFAGLLKICL; from the coding sequence ATGGCCTACAAATTATTAATTTTTGATTTAGATGGAACTTTGCTTGATTCCAAAATGGATATCGCTAATTCCACTAATTATGTACGCAATCAATTGGGCAAAGAATCACTCTCGCCTGATTTAATTCAGCAATATGTGGGTGCTGGTGTAAATGAATTGCTGGAGCAGGCTTTTTCTACTCAAGATCCAGAAATTATTTCTAAAGCGGCCAAAATGTTCCGTACTCATTATTTGGAGCATTGTATGGATGAATCTATGTGGTATCCGGGTGTAGTGGAGGCTTTGGAAAAATTAAAAACAACGCATATTTTAACAGTGTGCACCAATAAACCTAAACCCTATGCCGATAAAGTTTTAAAGGTGTTAAACGGGGGTAATTATTTTAAGGCCGTGGTAGCGGGTCGCGATGGATTTGAAAACAAACCCGATCCGGCAGGAACTTTGTCTCTTTTAAAAAGGTTTAATGTAAAGCCTCAAGATACTCTTTTTGTTGGTGATAGCATGGTAGATTTAGAAACGGCACAAAAAGCAGGAATTGATATGGCGTTTTTATCGTGGGGTTTTGGACACGATAGCAACAAGCAGGCCCGATATGCACTCAATGATTTTGCAGGTCTTTTAAAAATTTGCTTATAA
- a CDS encoding PAS domain-containing protein — protein MTQGSIDKNLLQEASLKTLTADKLPELIALQNKKIEELEELVQTISRGKYMWESTFDAITSPVIIVSDDYVIRRANRAAALSAHVDVRQMVGTKCYETLAGATKPCGHCPLRETLQTTRPALASLDPFPVGRQYDVHAYPLETDVGQTQVVMHYRDVTEERELQRQLLQSEKLAAIGTLAGGIAHEINNPLGGILAFAQLVMRDLGTEHGCFNDLKEIEEAALRCKKIVQDLLDFSRQNRDEVMTGVNLNDVVNRIMPLIRVQAKSTRMDMEFDLAESLPLIRGHFSKLQQVYLNLVTNAFQAMKNSGKVIVRTYPSEDGQHVISEVSDNGPGVAKQYVSKIFDPYFTTKKQGEGTGLGLSITYGIVQEHEGTISVVSEEGHGATFIITYPVYKQKTKEKL, from the coding sequence GTGACTCAGGGCTCTATAGATAAAAATCTTTTACAAGAAGCGTCTCTTAAAACGCTCACTGCCGATAAACTCCCTGAACTTATTGCCCTTCAAAATAAAAAAATAGAAGAATTAGAAGAATTGGTTCAAACCATCTCGCGTGGCAAATACATGTGGGAGTCTACCTTTGATGCTATTACGTCTCCCGTAATTATTGTTTCTGATGACTATGTGATTCGTCGTGCTAACCGTGCGGCTGCTTTGAGTGCGCATGTTGATGTGCGACAGATGGTGGGCACGAAGTGTTATGAAACCTTGGCTGGAGCTACCAAGCCTTGTGGACATTGTCCTTTGCGAGAAACGCTTCAAACCACGCGTCCTGCTTTGGCATCACTCGATCCGTTTCCTGTGGGTCGTCAATATGATGTACATGCTTATCCTTTAGAAACCGATGTAGGACAAACCCAGGTGGTGATGCATTATCGCGATGTAACCGAAGAACGCGAATTACAACGTCAACTCTTGCAAAGCGAAAAACTGGCGGCCATTGGAACTTTGGCTGGAGGTATTGCTCACGAAATTAATAATCCTTTGGGTGGAATTTTAGCTTTTGCTCAACTGGTGATGCGTGATTTAGGAACCGAACATGGTTGTTTTAATGATTTGAAGGAAATTGAAGAAGCAGCATTGCGTTGTAAAAAAATTGTTCAGGATTTGCTCGATTTTTCACGCCAAAACCGCGACGAGGTGATGACGGGCGTAAATTTAAACGACGTGGTCAATCGTATTATGCCACTTATTCGCGTGCAGGCCAAAAGCACGCGCATGGATATGGAATTTGATTTGGCAGAAAGTTTGCCACTGATCCGCGGTCATTTTAGCAAATTACAACAAGTATATCTTAATTTGGTTACCAATGCTTTTCAGGCCATGAAAAATTCCGGTAAAGTTATTGTTCGCACTTATCCCAGCGAAGACGGCCAGCATGTGATATCGGAAGTAAGCGATAATGGCCCCGGTGTAGCCAAACAATATGTGAGTAAAATTTTTGATCCTTATTTCACCACAAAAAAACAGGGTGAAGGAACAGGGCTTGGGTTGTCGATTACTTATGGTATTGTGCAGGAACACGAAGGCACTATTTCGGTTGTGAGCGAAGAAGGGCATGGCGCCACTTTCATCATCACGTACCCGGTTTATAAACAGAAAACAAAGGAGAAGTTATGA
- a CDS encoding HAD-IC family P-type ATPase, protein MNEATCQHCHLPHQGQNGYYFCTYGCSLAHRFARFNKTKQIFFLVLAFVLSITQFLLPRLFGYLGGFSHTSILYTNFALAALLFFILGFPYIRFVMSSIIQRRQYTPDTLIMLAVIIDFVYSTYITFLAPSFVLENHYSPFYFADLALVSAVIISTWEGRLREKAYDDINIFKKIMYTGEVIKVLKNQENTVGIADVVVGDVIRVNPGQVIPLDGIIESGATSVDESPITSEPTIRFKQKGDMVTGSSINRDSTIFIRVETEALQHKFPSIIRLIHDAILSHSRFQARLEKVLPWVIALVILVALGTCLMIGKTNPVHAVQSLLSVIVVTTFSSFVYMIPLVVVLAIGKLALSGILLGSSRFFSSLSRLSSLFFDKTGTLTRGEFVYSKYYQEVGVNQGTLLSTIFSLERQSDHPLARSMPTHPWYNEMHKHDVKNFETHPGLGICGKVCEPGKPERFAVVGNLRFLKRHQMQVSREMKTKLDELESMGETVILCGWDRQVRGLMSFADTLSTDVKPLMEALEKLKVEPIMITGDHEEMISNLTYAHGLKQVYTRCLPDEKVNKIKAKKEGGKLVGMVGNVRDDSHVYQASDVSLVLGASTDFTPQGAQVVLYGKNLLKITNLIRYARVVDGTLRVGYTLGITASVLGLGLAALGLLPPMVALFSMILTRFIFATLPLRLKETKFS, encoded by the coding sequence ATGAATGAAGCCACTTGCCAGCACTGTCACTTACCCCATCAAGGTCAAAATGGGTATTATTTTTGTACTTATGGTTGTTCTTTGGCGCATCGTTTTGCCCGTTTTAACAAAACCAAGCAGATTTTCTTTTTGGTTTTAGCTTTTGTGCTTTCTATCACCCAGTTTTTATTACCTCGTTTATTTGGTTATTTGGGGGGCTTTTCTCATACCTCCATTTTATACACTAATTTTGCGTTAGCAGCTCTTCTCTTTTTTATTTTGGGTTTTCCCTATATCCGTTTTGTGATGTCGTCCATTATTCAACGTCGCCAGTACACGCCCGATACGCTTATCATGCTAGCTGTCATTATCGATTTTGTTTATTCAACATATATCACCTTTTTAGCTCCTTCGTTTGTTTTAGAAAATCATTATTCTCCTTTCTATTTTGCCGATTTGGCGCTTGTATCGGCCGTTATCATTTCCACCTGGGAAGGTAGGCTTCGAGAAAAAGCTTATGATGATATTAATATCTTTAAAAAAATAATGTACACGGGTGAGGTTATAAAGGTTTTAAAAAATCAGGAAAATACGGTTGGTATCGCTGATGTTGTTGTTGGTGACGTGATACGCGTTAACCCGGGTCAGGTGATTCCGCTCGATGGTATTATTGAATCGGGCGCTACCAGTGTGGATGAATCACCCATTACTTCGGAGCCTACCATTCGTTTTAAGCAAAAAGGAGATATGGTAACCGGATCTTCTATTAACCGCGATTCTACCATTTTTATTCGCGTTGAAACGGAAGCATTGCAGCATAAATTTCCATCGATTATTCGGCTTATTCATGACGCAATTTTAAGTCATTCCCGTTTTCAGGCCCGCCTTGAAAAAGTTTTACCCTGGGTTATTGCTCTTGTTATTCTTGTTGCGCTTGGAACTTGTTTAATGATTGGTAAAACTAATCCCGTGCACGCGGTGCAAAGTTTGTTATCTGTTATTGTGGTTACTACTTTTTCTTCCTTTGTTTATATGATTCCGCTGGTGGTGGTGCTGGCCATTGGTAAATTGGCTTTAAGTGGTATTTTATTGGGATCCTCTCGCTTTTTTTCTAGCTTGTCGCGGCTTTCATCGTTGTTTTTTGACAAAACGGGCACCTTAACTCGCGGTGAATTTGTTTATTCTAAATATTATCAAGAAGTGGGAGTAAACCAGGGTACGTTATTATCCACTATTTTTTCACTTGAACGTCAATCGGATCATCCATTAGCGCGCAGTATGCCTACACACCCGTGGTATAACGAAATGCACAAACACGATGTAAAAAATTTTGAAACGCATCCGGGTTTGGGTATTTGCGGTAAAGTGTGTGAGCCAGGCAAACCCGAGCGATTTGCTGTGGTGGGCAATTTACGTTTTTTAAAACGTCATCAAATGCAGGTATCGCGTGAGATGAAAACTAAACTGGACGAACTGGAATCGATGGGTGAAACGGTTATTTTATGTGGCTGGGATAGGCAGGTGCGGGGGCTTATGAGCTTTGCCGACACTTTGTCGACCGATGTAAAACCGTTGATGGAAGCGTTGGAAAAATTAAAAGTGGAGCCAATAATGATTACGGGCGATCACGAAGAAATGATTTCCAATTTAACCTATGCCCATGGTTTAAAGCAGGTGTACACACGTTGTTTACCCGATGAAAAAGTGAATAAAATTAAAGCTAAAAAAGAAGGTGGCAAACTAGTGGGTATGGTGGGCAATGTACGGGATGATTCGCATGTTTATCAGGCTTCCGATGTGAGTTTGGTTTTGGGTGCTTCCACCGATTTTACTCCGCAAGGCGCGCAAGTAGTGCTTTATGGGAAAAATCTTCTTAAGATTACTAATTTAATTCGTTATGCGCGTGTGGTGGATGGAACGTTGCGTGTGGGTTATACCTTGGGCATTACGGCCAGTGTATTAGGCTTGGGGCTTGCGGCATTGGGTTTATTGCCTCCCATGGTGGCGCTTTTTTCAATGATTTTAACCCGCTTTATTTTTGCCACTCTCCCGCTGCGTTTAAAAGAAACCAAGTTTTCGTAA